The following are encoded in a window of Verrucomicrobiia bacterium genomic DNA:
- a CDS encoding alkaline phosphatase family protein: MKPVLPLFVFIDACGWEIIKDDPFVRDIAPLRKRLTSVLGYSSACVPSILSGRCPAQHRNWSYFVYDPQNSPFKSLRLLRWLPARLTSRRLFRRWLSKLIKAQLRFRGYFDLYNIPFKYISLYDFTEKRSPLQPGGLNRGPNIFDFLRERGIPWHVSAPERGEEANLATLLHDVQAERIDFAFLYWPGLDGLLHRVGNQSPEVPRKLRLYEEWLAKLMPICAKHYAQVRLYIFSDHGMANCDELLDLKSQIDALPLRLARDYAVVYDSTMARFWFFNERARRLVTDCLARVPQGRILPDAELEGLGAFFPDRYFGELIFLVREGVLIVPSHMGERPIRAMHGYHPSEKHSYAAVCTNQAELPVEVSAIPDVYRLMVAEAQLAQGQTQLRAGTQPPQTNTQDATSGENLHAGPSCQHHHPLIQ; this comes from the coding sequence ATGAAGCCCGTATTGCCTTTATTCGTTTTTATCGATGCCTGTGGTTGGGAAATCATCAAGGATGATCCCTTCGTCCGCGACATCGCCCCGTTGCGCAAACGGCTGACGTCGGTCCTGGGCTACAGCTCGGCGTGCGTCCCCTCCATCCTGTCCGGGCGCTGTCCCGCGCAACACCGCAACTGGAGCTACTTCGTTTACGACCCGCAAAACTCGCCGTTTAAATCGCTGCGCCTTTTGCGCTGGCTCCCGGCTCGGCTGACCAGCCGCAGGCTCTTCCGGCGCTGGCTCTCCAAGCTCATCAAGGCACAGCTCCGGTTTCGAGGCTATTTCGACCTATATAACATTCCATTCAAGTATATCTCGCTCTACGATTTCACCGAAAAGCGAAGCCCGCTGCAACCCGGCGGGCTCAATCGCGGGCCGAACATTTTTGATTTCTTGCGCGAGCGGGGCATCCCGTGGCACGTCAGCGCCCCGGAGCGCGGGGAGGAGGCCAACCTGGCCACCCTGCTCCATGATGTCCAGGCCGAGCGCATCGATTTCGCATTCCTTTACTGGCCCGGGCTGGATGGCCTGCTGCACCGGGTGGGCAATCAATCGCCTGAGGTCCCGCGCAAACTCCGTCTTTATGAAGAATGGCTCGCCAAATTAATGCCAATCTGCGCCAAGCATTATGCCCAGGTCCGCTTATATATCTTCAGCGACCACGGCATGGCCAACTGCGACGAACTGCTCGACTTGAAATCACAAATCGATGCGCTCCCTTTGCGCCTGGCCCGGGATTACGCAGTCGTCTATGACTCCACCATGGCCCGTTTTTGGTTCTTCAATGAGCGCGCACGGCGCCTGGTCACGGATTGCCTGGCCCGCGTCCCCCAAGGCCGCATCCTTCCCGACGCCGAACTCGAAGGATTGGGTGCCTTCTTCCCGGACCGCTATTTTGGTGAGTTAATTTTCCTGGTGCGCGAGGGAGTGCTCATCGTTCCCAGCCATATGGGCGAACGTCCTATTCGCGCCATGCACGGCTATCATCCCTCTGAGAAACACAGCTATGCCGCTGTCTGCACCAATCAAGCCGAGTTGCCCGTCGAGGTTTCAGCAATCCCGGATGTCTATCGATTAATGGTTGCCGAGGCCCAATTGGCGCAAGGCCAAACACAACTGCGCGCTGGGACACAACCGCCGCAAACGAACACACAGGACGCAACGAGTGGGGAGAACCTTCATGCCGGACCTTCTTGCCAGCATCATCATCCGCTCATTCAATGA
- a CDS encoding MFS transporter has product MNERRWLRIIPVALLMYTISYVDRTNISLALDPTISSMMRDLLMDDRMKGEAAGIFFFGYVLLQIPGGYWASRWSARKIISIFLVTWGLCAIGCGFAHTFTQFEVARFFLGVAESGVFPATLVLLANWFPRSERARANAYWNLCQPLAVAASAPFTGWLLGVYGWQRMLILEGLLPFIWLPIWWFSIRDHPRDAKWISADEKEFLETTLRQEVAELEPPRAVSLWERFRHPSIFVMVAIYFLHNCAAYGCMTFFTASLKGRGFTGLEYGILFGIPYAVTAIIMLLNSWHSDRTHERRGHVALVYILSGVSLVLSVCLKESFWISYALMCLAIPGPFAAMAPFWAIPAETLPRSVMGLVIGLVNAFGNLGGFAGPYIAGWLKLEYHSIAVPFNVLGIGMLVAAGLAFLLPKCPRPSS; this is encoded by the coding sequence ATGAACGAACGACGTTGGTTGCGCATTATTCCCGTCGCGCTCCTGATGTACACCATCTCCTACGTCGATCGAACCAATATCTCCCTGGCACTGGACCCGACGATTTCGAGCATGATGCGGGACCTGCTGATGGACGACCGCATGAAAGGGGAGGCCGCCGGCATCTTCTTTTTTGGTTATGTGTTGCTGCAAATTCCTGGGGGTTATTGGGCGTCGCGGTGGAGCGCCCGCAAAATCATCAGCATCTTCCTGGTCACCTGGGGCCTATGCGCCATCGGTTGTGGCTTCGCCCATACCTTCACTCAGTTTGAGGTGGCGCGTTTTTTCCTGGGTGTTGCCGAGAGCGGGGTGTTCCCGGCCACCCTGGTGTTACTGGCCAACTGGTTTCCACGCTCCGAACGCGCCCGGGCCAATGCCTACTGGAATCTCTGCCAGCCCCTCGCCGTGGCCGCATCGGCCCCGTTCACAGGCTGGCTTCTGGGGGTTTACGGCTGGCAGCGCATGCTCATCCTTGAAGGTTTGCTTCCCTTTATTTGGCTGCCCATCTGGTGGTTCTCCATTCGTGACCACCCGCGCGACGCTAAATGGATTTCTGCCGATGAGAAAGAGTTCCTCGAAACCACCCTCCGCCAGGAAGTGGCGGAGCTTGAGCCGCCGCGCGCTGTCTCGCTCTGGGAACGGTTCCGGCATCCATCCATTTTCGTCATGGTCGCGATTTATTTCCTTCATAATTGTGCCGCCTACGGGTGCATGACCTTTTTTACCGCCAGCCTTAAAGGGCGCGGCTTTACCGGGCTCGAGTATGGAATTCTTTTTGGGATTCCTTATGCCGTGACGGCCATCATCATGCTGCTCAATTCCTGGCATTCGGACCGCACCCATGAACGCAGGGGCCACGTCGCGCTGGTCTATATCTTAAGCGGCGTGAGCCTCGTTTTGAGCGTCTGCCTCAAAGAGAGCTTTTGGATTTCCTATGCGCTGATGTGCCTGGCCATACCGGGCCCTTTCGCAGCCATGGCCCCCTTTTGGGCCATTCCCGCCGAGACCCTCCCTCGAAGTGTCATGGGCCTGGTCATTGGGCTGGTCAACGCCTTTGGGAACCTGGGTGGATTCGCGGGACCTTACATTGCCGGCTGGCTCAAGCTCGAGTACCACAGTATCGCCGTTCCCTTTAACGTACTGGGCATTGGAATGCTCGTGGCCGCCGGGCTTGCATTTTTGCTCCCCAAGTGTCCGCGTCCCTCCTCATGA
- a CDS encoding tyrosine recombinase XerC produces the protein MDAADRKEDESVSKFMQHLATDRGASVYTQRNYRQALGEFASWHTQEHQQPPAWQQLRRDDFRSFLRFLGRHNLGRAAIQLRFSALRTFYRFLIRQGQVAASPIKNVALPKLSRALPQFLTAQQMEDLLGAPLKLLPGSEDKSAEPGAAAVLCRRDVAILETIYSCGLRIGELCGLCAQDLDWHQRLVRVRGKGKKERLIPIGEPALKAIETYWRLLPQTPAGESPVFFAGRSQSRPVSARDLQLRLKRYLAVAGLDPNLTPHKLRHSYATHLLDAGADLRSVQELLGHAHLATTQVYTHVTTERLKRVYDKAHPRA, from the coding sequence ATGGACGCCGCTGACCGCAAAGAGGATGAATCGGTTTCGAAGTTCATGCAGCATTTAGCCACCGACCGCGGGGCGTCGGTTTACACGCAACGCAATTATCGCCAGGCTCTCGGCGAATTCGCATCCTGGCACACTCAAGAGCATCAGCAACCACCCGCCTGGCAGCAGCTTCGCCGGGATGATTTCCGCAGCTTCCTGCGTTTTCTTGGACGGCATAACCTCGGGCGCGCCGCCATTCAATTGCGCTTTTCCGCCCTGCGCACGTTTTACAGATTCCTGATTCGCCAAGGCCAGGTAGCGGCGTCGCCAATCAAGAATGTGGCTCTCCCCAAGCTGAGCCGCGCGCTGCCACAATTCCTTACCGCGCAGCAAATGGAAGACCTGCTGGGTGCGCCTCTCAAGCTGTTGCCTGGCTCGGAGGACAAAAGCGCGGAACCGGGCGCAGCCGCAGTGTTGTGCCGGCGGGATGTTGCCATTCTCGAGACCATTTACTCGTGCGGCCTGCGCATCGGGGAATTGTGCGGCCTGTGCGCCCAGGACCTGGATTGGCATCAGCGCCTGGTCCGCGTGCGGGGAAAGGGTAAGAAGGAGAGGTTAATCCCGATTGGCGAGCCGGCCTTGAAGGCCATTGAAACCTATTGGCGTTTGCTCCCGCAGACCCCAGCGGGCGAGTCTCCAGTCTTCTTCGCCGGGCGCTCCCAATCCCGGCCAGTGTCTGCGCGGGACCTGCAACTGCGCCTGAAAAGGTATTTGGCGGTTGCCGGTCTGGACCCTAACCTCACGCCGCACAAGCTGCGGCACAGTTACGCAACCCACCTGCTGGATGCCGGCGCCGACCTGCGCAGCGTGCAGGAATTGCTCGGCCACGCCCACCTGGCAACGACGCAGGTTTATACGCACGTAACGACCGAACGGCTCAAGCGCGTGTACGACAAGGCGCATCCTCGGGCGTGA
- a CDS encoding YjhG/YagF family D-xylonate dehydratase: MRWQDEILEPVSQEIYEIQTHASGPAGRLPLTDDLLRNSPSGELFGLTQNVGMGWAPEEAGRKAFLILSTQGGLRAADGQPIALGYHTGHWEIALLVHQAAEEFRRLGTIPFAGYCSDPCDGRTQGTIGMFDSLPYRNDAAIIFRRLARSLPLRAGVLGIATCDKGLPAMMMAVAGLSELPCVIVPGGVTLPPTAGEDAGTVQTLGSRYAHGLISLSEAAELGCRACASPGGGCQFLGTAATAQVVSEALGLSLPHAALAPSGQKVWLDMARRSARALHSLAARKLAGRDILTPASIRNAMVVHAAFGGSTNLLLHIPAIAHAAGLKPPGIEDWISVNRSTPRLVSVLPNGPVHHPTVRVFLAGGVPEVMLHLRHLGLLDIEALTISGQKLNENLDWWEQSARRARFRELLRQRDGVDPDEVILSPEQARAHGLAPTVAFPRGNLAPDGAVVKSTAIDPALVDADGLYRHEGPARVFVNEPDAITAIKQGRIQAGDVLVLAGVGPLGTGMEETYQLTGALKHLPFGKHVALLTDARFSGVSTGACIGHIAPEGLAGGPIGKLLDGDTIRVVIHRISLEGSIDLIGEGERRFTPQQGAEVLARRSTRPDLAPNPALPADTRLWAALQLASGGTWAGCVYDPERIIAALKKKVEG, from the coding sequence ATGCGTTGGCAGGACGAAATTCTGGAGCCGGTCTCGCAAGAGATTTATGAGATTCAAACGCACGCCTCCGGCCCGGCGGGACGGTTGCCGCTCACGGACGACCTGTTGCGCAACAGCCCCAGCGGCGAGCTGTTTGGCCTCACACAGAACGTTGGAATGGGATGGGCGCCCGAGGAGGCCGGACGCAAAGCATTCCTGATTCTCAGCACCCAGGGCGGGTTGCGCGCGGCGGACGGCCAACCCATCGCACTGGGCTACCACACGGGTCATTGGGAAATCGCGCTGCTGGTCCACCAGGCGGCTGAAGAGTTTCGCCGGCTTGGGACCATTCCTTTTGCGGGCTATTGCTCGGACCCTTGTGACGGGCGCACCCAGGGGACCATCGGCATGTTTGACAGCCTTCCTTATCGAAATGACGCCGCAATAATCTTCCGCCGCCTGGCGCGCTCGCTGCCGTTGCGGGCGGGCGTGCTGGGAATTGCGACTTGCGACAAAGGTTTGCCGGCGATGATGATGGCCGTTGCAGGATTAAGCGAGTTGCCTTGTGTGATTGTTCCGGGCGGAGTCACCCTGCCGCCCACTGCGGGCGAAGATGCCGGGACCGTGCAAACGCTCGGCAGCCGATATGCCCATGGACTGATTTCGCTTTCTGAAGCAGCCGAACTCGGGTGCCGCGCCTGCGCCTCGCCGGGAGGGGGCTGTCAATTTCTCGGCACGGCCGCCACTGCGCAAGTGGTCAGCGAGGCGCTCGGGCTTTCCCTGCCACATGCGGCCCTGGCGCCCTCGGGCCAGAAGGTCTGGCTCGATATGGCGCGTCGTTCTGCCCGGGCCCTCCATTCCCTCGCAGCCCGAAAACTGGCCGGGCGGGACATTCTGACCCCGGCGAGCATTCGCAACGCGATGGTCGTGCATGCCGCCTTCGGCGGCTCGACGAACCTGCTATTGCACATCCCCGCTATCGCTCATGCTGCCGGGCTCAAGCCTCCTGGCATCGAGGATTGGATTTCAGTAAACCGCTCAACCCCGCGCCTGGTGAGTGTTCTTCCTAATGGCCCGGTTCACCACCCAACGGTGCGGGTATTTCTGGCAGGCGGTGTGCCTGAAGTCATGCTGCACTTGCGGCATTTGGGGCTTTTGGACATCGAAGCGCTGACCATCAGCGGCCAGAAACTAAATGAGAACCTCGATTGGTGGGAGCAGTCTGCCCGGCGCGCTCGTTTCAGAGAACTTCTGCGCCAGCGCGATGGGGTGGACCCTGATGAAGTCATTCTCTCGCCGGAACAGGCGCGCGCCCACGGCCTGGCGCCCACCGTCGCCTTTCCCCGCGGCAATCTCGCCCCCGACGGCGCGGTGGTCAAAAGCACTGCCATTGACCCTGCCCTGGTGGATGCTGATGGTCTCTATCGGCATGAGGGACCGGCCCGCGTGTTCGTAAACGAGCCAGACGCAATTACCGCTATCAAGCAAGGACGTATCCAGGCCGGGGATGTTCTGGTGCTGGCCGGAGTTGGCCCCTTGGGGACGGGCATGGAAGAAACCTACCAACTCACCGGCGCGCTCAAACATCTCCCGTTCGGCAAGCACGTGGCGCTGCTTACCGACGCCCGGTTTTCCGGCGTCTCGACCGGGGCATGCATCGGGCACATCGCCCCAGAGGGCTTGGCCGGCGGGCCGATTGGCAAACTGCTGGACGGCGACACCATTCGCGTGGTCATCCACCGCATCAGTCTCGAAGGCAGCATTGACCTCATTGGCGAAGGCGAGCGGCGCTTCACTCCGCAACAAGGCGCCGAGGTCCTGGCCCGGCGGTCCACTCGTCCCGACTTGGCGCCAAACCCGGCGCTGCCAGCGGATACACGACTCTGGGCCGCCCTGCAACTCGCCAGCGGCGGGACATGGGCGGGCTGTGTTTATGACCCAGAACGCATTATAGCAGCGCTCAAGAAAAAGGTTGAGGGATGA
- a CDS encoding LamG-like jellyroll fold domain-containing protein — MNMNFQRSLTELFHGITRRASFHTVAASLALTGLVSGQTVPQIGAKMGINGNGGVQNSDPGALLPTDQAGAPGYVQTNWNNFGRYGADAPAVDSSGATTTVTFSWDSNNLWSEAGGGTPTVETFPDFKLMNGYLDSNGNQTNFLDYTQPVDGYASTNNNCKPWVYVQGLNAWMTANNVSQYDVVVYTDGDNAGGRGGQYWIQNATGPWTAPGMTLGSDITTHSFICVDSVFVTGDQTYYQVPPTVLTGRESQAGNWQGNVLTFNSLTNDSFLLRKNVYNTRAPVNAVQIVPRAQPLPATIDPLLPASVYSTGTAVFRGKVAGIVPMSFQWLKNGAPLSDGGNTSGSLTEALSIAGVSVADAANYSLVVSNVMGAITSSVAPLTVTSPTPGSYAEKIFTNGAVAYWQLSDMGDPSTNYAVAIDRTGGFNGTYESLAQNAFNGVVGPQAPLFPGLGSGNGALQSAAGVAHSWVIAPPLNLSNNNVTITAWIYPTAFAEPGSAGLVWSRNGGDVSGLDYQNNNNLGYTWNNNSGTYNFTSGLIIPSNMWSFVAVAVTPTNATLYLFNANGISTAVNNLTNAIAGFSGPTTIGDDPASAGAPSGRAFTGSIAQAAVFNNVVPSLELYNMYKKALGLSVIPASITKQPQSLEVYAGRPAVFTVGGAGDTPLTYQWQTNGVNLVNGSHISGANSAMLIVSNTAPSDATSYDVVVNNVANQPVTSIPVTLTVVASNSAPVAFEAAIEAANPLAYWRFNEPSGSLYAYDYWGGDIATNENVTTGVAGPQPPAFPGFETTNSANSYDGFTSGTDSQESILNNLAQFTIMGWFNPTGFELARTGLFGQPTGIGVGFFPDLGVTTPNGGTVTIPQSAITPGQWYMVAAVGDGKALTLYLATTGSVLQASTVLTTTNYGSSPYPFRIGGGGVLDTSANFFSGQIDEVAVFNHALTPAQLSAVLGAATTSNGSLAPVFTTQPASLTLFAGRTARFSATALATAPVTYQWQMDGTNLIDGGDIAGSTTESLTVTGVTTNNAAPYALVVANPSGSLTSLVATLTVIPVTPGSYESQVVALQPVAYYPLDETNDPSSGMAVANDPYGGNQGTYGIASQNGFNGIVGPRPPAFVGFDSNNFAVQMVSGTPTSCVTNNFGALDTNTATFTMWLFPTAVEDSYCGLEMNRLGGNPAGFGYTGGHLGYTWNNNAGTTWGATWSANLVPPTNQWSFVALVVTPTNASVYMSDPADRANLLSATTAVANVVESHGGTWFLGNDTDGATRTFTGSIDDAAIFNYALTPAQLQQLNFAGSAGAPVILTIERSGTNVILTWSRGVLQSASSVNGPYSAVTPAPPSPYPVPATAPQQYYRVLVQ; from the coding sequence ATGAATATGAACTTCCAACGCTCACTTACCGAATTATTTCACGGCATCACGCGGCGAGCTTCGTTCCACACCGTGGCGGCCAGTCTGGCTTTGACAGGGCTGGTTTCTGGGCAAACGGTCCCGCAAATCGGCGCGAAAATGGGCATCAATGGCAACGGCGGGGTTCAGAATAGCGATCCCGGGGCGCTACTGCCGACCGACCAAGCGGGCGCGCCAGGTTACGTCCAAACCAATTGGAATAACTTCGGGCGCTATGGCGCCGATGCGCCTGCGGTGGATAGCAGCGGGGCTACGACCACGGTGACCTTTAGTTGGGATTCCAACAATCTTTGGAGCGAGGCGGGCGGTGGCACACCGACCGTCGAGACGTTCCCCGATTTCAAGCTGATGAACGGTTACTTGGATTCCAATGGCAATCAGACCAATTTTCTGGATTACACCCAGCCGGTCGATGGCTATGCCAGCACCAACAACAACTGCAAACCCTGGGTGTACGTTCAGGGACTCAATGCCTGGATGACCGCCAATAACGTCTCGCAGTACGATGTGGTGGTCTATACCGACGGCGATAATGCCGGGGGTCGCGGCGGCCAGTACTGGATTCAGAATGCCACAGGGCCTTGGACTGCCCCAGGGATGACACTTGGAAGCGACATCACCACCCATAGTTTCATCTGTGTGGATTCGGTTTTTGTGACCGGAGACCAAACCTATTATCAGGTTCCTCCTACGGTCCTAACTGGCCGTGAGTCTCAAGCGGGGAACTGGCAGGGCAATGTGCTGACGTTCAATAGCCTGACGAACGACTCATTCCTGCTCCGCAAAAATGTTTATAACACCCGCGCCCCGGTTAATGCCGTCCAAATCGTTCCTCGCGCCCAGCCGTTGCCGGCCACAATCGATCCGTTGCTGCCGGCCAGTGTCTATTCCACCGGGACTGCGGTGTTCCGCGGCAAGGTGGCGGGAATCGTCCCGATGTCCTTCCAGTGGCTCAAGAATGGCGCGCCCCTGAGCGACGGGGGTAATACTTCCGGCTCGCTCACCGAGGCGCTCTCGATTGCGGGCGTGAGCGTCGCAGATGCCGCCAACTATTCGCTGGTGGTCTCCAATGTCATGGGAGCCATAACCAGTTCAGTCGCGCCGCTCACCGTGACTTCTCCGACCCCGGGCAGTTATGCGGAGAAAATCTTCACCAACGGCGCCGTGGCTTATTGGCAATTAAGCGACATGGGCGACCCTTCGACCAATTACGCTGTCGCAATCGACCGCACAGGCGGCTTTAATGGAACGTACGAATCGCTCGCGCAGAACGCTTTCAACGGGGTCGTCGGACCCCAGGCGCCGCTTTTCCCTGGTTTAGGCAGCGGCAACGGCGCGCTCCAAAGCGCTGCGGGTGTGGCCCATTCCTGGGTCATCGCGCCGCCCTTGAACCTCAGCAACAATAACGTCACTATCACGGCCTGGATTTATCCCACCGCCTTCGCCGAGCCAGGGTCCGCGGGGCTTGTCTGGTCGCGTAACGGCGGGGATGTGAGCGGTTTGGATTACCAGAACAACAACAATCTGGGCTACACCTGGAACAACAATTCTGGCACTTACAACTTTACCTCGGGTTTGATCATTCCCTCGAACATGTGGTCGTTTGTGGCCGTGGCGGTGACACCCACCAATGCCACGCTTTACCTCTTCAATGCCAACGGCATCTCGACGGCAGTTAATAACCTCACCAACGCCATTGCCGGTTTCAGCGGGCCAACGACCATTGGCGACGACCCCGCCAGCGCCGGCGCCCCCTCGGGCCGCGCCTTCACCGGCAGCATCGCTCAAGCCGCCGTGTTTAATAACGTCGTTCCTTCTCTCGAACTGTATAACATGTACAAGAAGGCGCTTGGTCTATCGGTTATCCCTGCCAGCATCACCAAACAACCGCAATCGCTGGAAGTCTATGCGGGCCGTCCCGCAGTCTTCACCGTCGGGGGGGCAGGTGATACCCCGCTGACTTATCAATGGCAGACCAATGGCGTGAACCTGGTTAATGGCAGCCATATTTCTGGCGCCAATTCGGCCATGCTCATCGTCTCGAATACCGCTCCGAGCGATGCCACTTCTTATGATGTGGTGGTCAATAACGTGGCTAACCAACCGGTGACCAGCATCCCTGTGACGCTTACGGTCGTGGCCTCCAACAGTGCGCCCGTCGCTTTTGAGGCTGCCATCGAGGCGGCCAATCCTCTGGCCTATTGGCGCTTTAACGAGCCCTCTGGCAGCCTTTACGCCTATGATTACTGGGGCGGCGATATCGCCACCAACGAGAACGTCACGACCGGTGTGGCCGGCCCACAGCCTCCCGCGTTTCCCGGATTCGAGACGACTAATTCGGCCAATTCGTATGATGGTTTCACTTCCGGCACGGATTCTCAGGAAAGCATCCTCAATAACCTCGCGCAATTTACGATTATGGGATGGTTTAACCCCACTGGCTTCGAACTGGCCCGAACTGGGTTGTTTGGCCAACCCACCGGTATCGGAGTGGGATTCTTCCCTGACCTGGGCGTAACCACGCCCAATGGGGGCACCGTTACTATACCGCAGAGCGCGATTACCCCAGGCCAGTGGTACATGGTCGCCGCCGTGGGTGACGGCAAGGCCCTGACGCTCTACCTGGCCACCACCGGCAGCGTGCTGCAGGCCTCAACTGTGCTCACGACCACCAATTATGGCAGTTCGCCCTATCCGTTCCGGATTGGCGGCGGCGGGGTGCTTGACACCTCGGCCAATTTCTTCTCCGGTCAGATCGATGAAGTGGCGGTGTTCAATCACGCCCTGACGCCGGCTCAACTCTCCGCCGTCCTGGGCGCAGCCACAACCAGCAATGGTTCACTCGCGCCCGTTTTCACCACCCAACCGGCCTCGCTCACTCTCTTCGCCGGGCGCACCGCACGGTTCAGTGCCACCGCTCTGGCCACCGCGCCGGTGACTTATCAGTGGCAAATGGACGGCACCAACCTCATCGATGGAGGCGACATCGCCGGTTCGACAACCGAAAGCCTGACCGTAACCGGTGTGACCACGAACAATGCCGCCCCCTACGCCCTGGTGGTCGCCAACCCATCCGGCTCACTTACCAGTCTCGTCGCTACATTGACGGTCATCCCGGTTACCCCGGGCTCCTACGAATCACAGGTCGTCGCCCTCCAGCCTGTGGCCTATTACCCGCTTGACGAAACGAACGATCCCTCGAGCGGCATGGCCGTCGCCAATGATCCCTATGGTGGCAATCAGGGCACCTATGGCATCGCGTCCCAGAATGGGTTCAACGGGATTGTCGGGCCGCGGCCGCCCGCGTTTGTCGGCTTCGATTCGAACAACTTCGCCGTCCAAATGGTCAGCGGGACACCGACATCGTGCGTGACCAATAATTTCGGCGCGCTGGACACCAACACGGCCACCTTTACGATGTGGCTCTTCCCGACGGCGGTGGAGGACTCCTATTGCGGGCTGGAAATGAACCGGCTTGGCGGCAATCCCGCCGGTTTTGGCTATACCGGCGGGCACTTGGGCTACACCTGGAATAATAACGCCGGGACAACCTGGGGTGCTACCTGGAGCGCTAACCTGGTGCCGCCCACCAATCAGTGGTCGTTCGTGGCCCTGGTGGTGACGCCCACCAATGCCAGCGTCTATATGAGCGACCCGGCCGACCGGGCGAACCTGCTCTCGGCAACGACAGCCGTGGCCAATGTCGTCGAGTCCCACGGTGGCACCTGGTTTTTAGGTAACGATACCGATGGCGCCACCCGCACCTTCACCGGTTCCATTGACGATGCGGCCATATTCAATTACGCCCTTACCCCGGCCCAACTGCAGCAGCTCAATTTTGCAGGCTCTGCCGGTGCACCTGTCATACTGACTATTGAGCGCTCGGGGACCAACGTCATCCTGACGTGGTCGCGTGGTGTCCTGCAATCCGCCAGCTCGGTAAACGGACCTTACAGCGCGGTGACGCCCGCGCCCCCCTCGCCTTATCCTGTTCCGGCCACCGCGCCCCAGCAGTACTATCGCGTGCTCGTTCAGTAG
- a CDS encoding glycosyltransferase, protein MPDLLASIIIRSFNEAWALRDTLPALALQDYTNWELIVIDSGSTDGSVELIRQFKPRHFIQIKPGQYNPSRVLNQGMELACAEFGIFLNADATPQGRQWLRPLVMALQDRQTAAVFGRQAPRPDCAAVYAHDYERCFGPRREALRWQHFFSMVSSGLRKDIWARRGFLQKFQYSEDDEYTRWCRAQGYRVVYCPESVVMHSHNYTPEQAYKRSFGEAKALAAVWTASPLAVNWPRTVALGWLNDLRRDAAFCARTRRLGELPHAARIRWQQRRARLDGFREGWQVYRAMRAQPAQA, encoded by the coding sequence ATGCCGGACCTTCTTGCCAGCATCATCATCCGCTCATTCAATGAGGCCTGGGCCCTGCGCGACACCCTCCCAGCGCTCGCGTTGCAGGATTACACAAATTGGGAGCTCATTGTCATCGACTCCGGTTCGACCGACGGCTCGGTTGAACTCATCCGACAGTTTAAGCCGCGCCATTTCATCCAAATCAAACCCGGACAATACAACCCCAGCCGGGTCCTGAACCAAGGCATGGAATTAGCCTGCGCCGAGTTTGGAATTTTTCTCAACGCCGACGCAACGCCGCAAGGGCGCCAATGGCTGCGGCCCTTGGTCATGGCCTTGCAAGACCGTCAAACCGCAGCGGTTTTTGGACGCCAGGCGCCCCGCCCCGACTGCGCAGCAGTTTATGCCCACGATTATGAACGCTGCTTTGGCCCCCGCCGCGAAGCCCTCCGCTGGCAGCACTTCTTCAGCATGGTCAGCAGCGGCTTGCGCAAAGACATCTGGGCACGGCGGGGTTTTCTTCAAAAATTCCAATACTCCGAGGATGACGAATATACCCGGTGGTGCCGTGCCCAGGGCTACCGAGTGGTTTATTGTCCGGAGTCGGTCGTCATGCATTCCCATAATTATACTCCTGAGCAGGCCTACAAACGCAGCTTCGGCGAGGCCAAAGCCCTGGCTGCTGTCTGGACGGCCTCCCCTTTGGCCGTTAATTGGCCCAGGACGGTTGCCCTGGGCTGGCTCAATGACCTGCGCCGCGACGCCGCATTTTGCGCCCGCACCAGACGCCTAGGCGAGCTGCCCCATGCCGCCCGCATTCGCTGGCAGCAACGCCGCGCGCGCCTCGATGGTTTTCGGGAAGGCTGGCAGGTCTATCGCGCCATGCGAGCACAACCCGCTCAAGCCTGA